The Neofelis nebulosa isolate mNeoNeb1 chromosome 1, mNeoNeb1.pri, whole genome shotgun sequence sequence cCAGCAGTTCTGCTGATCTTTTTTGGGTAGGTACCAGGAAAGCTCAAAGCGAACGTGATACTCAGGTACAAGGACTGTGTAAGTACTATAAGAACAGAAGTAATTCTGTTCTCCCTTGATCCAGCTCCaaccttcctctctctgactGCCTGATCCCTCTGCCTCCAAAGTGGAAAGTATGTGCCCCCAAGATGTCACAACCTAAAGGGAAATTGTGGAAAATTCTTTGTGGAGAAAGTGAAAATAAGATCATAACAAAAGGGTTTCACCCCACCCCAGTTCACTAAGAACTTTGAGGACTTCAGGCCCTGGTCCCGCCCCGTTTACCTGCCTAGTTTCCCTGGTCTGAGACTTCCTAGATGGCAAGCGGGGTATGAGGGGCAGGTCTACTAAATCAGAGAAGGAGCCTTCTTCTGCCTGACTGAAACAACAAGACcgcaaagaaggaaacaaaaatgagcaaagcatCTTAAGGAGAAAAGCAACATGCCAGGTTTCACCATGAACATCCAGCCCAGCTGCCCATCCCCACACAGGGCGACAGTCCTCCCCATCATCTCACAGACTGCTCAATGAAATGAAAACGCTTCTTATTCCCACTTCACAAGTAAGAAAGCTGAAGCTAGAAGAGGTTATatcatttgcccaaggccacatgacTGGTAAAAGATGCAGACAAGATTCCTCCTCTGGCCCTCAGGTCGCAGGGGCAGCTCTATGGTACCACAGGGTCTGCCTGGAAACAAGGGCATATGGAGAATCACACACGCGCGCCCAGTGGTTGCTGGAGAAGAAAACCTGGAAAACAGCTGATGTGCAGGGGTAAGAAGGTCTGAAATCCCAGGGCAGGTGCCAGAGTGTAagcgcccctcccacccctgcccacccagcTAGGTGACTGTTGCACCCTCCATGCAGAGAAAAGGCCCGGCAGTTGCATTTATGGCCACGATGCAGGGATACCTTGGGTGTGTGGGGAGGCTGCCTGAGACAAGGTGGGAAGTATCTCCGCTTAGCAGCCTCCTGGGCCAAATCTGCCAGCAAACCAGTTTCACACATAAAACAGCCAATATCGTGGCAGTGGAGAAGCAGAAGCTAGAATTCCCAAAGTCCATCGTCCAAGCTGGGAGACTGCATTTCTGCCAGGCCACCCCCAGGTCGTGGTCTGAAATCCCGCACACAGGGGACTTAGCTCTTAACCCTTATGACCCTGCGTGCACCAGAACCATACACAACCACCAGAGAGGTATTCCTTCTGTTGACAGTCGAGGGGAGACTTGGAATCCCCAAACAGCAAGACAGGGCACAGAGGCTACTTCTCGGGGCCTGAGCGTGAGGCATCTGCGAGCTTGGGTCGGGTAGGCTTTGGGAGTTGGGAAGGGTTCCTGTCTCTGCATTTCCCTGACCAGGTGGCCCTGGAGATTGCGGGCAAGCAGAGCGTCAGAGCAAGCGGGCACGGGGCCGTGGCCTCTCCGGCGGCAGCTGTCGGCTAGAACCAGGCAGGGAGGCGCCGCCGATGACGGCACCTCATGAAACATAGATGCGGGCCGCCGCACTGCCATCTCCCGGCACCTTGAGCCAAAGCGGCAGCGCCAGAGCCCGGTGGCCGTCTACAGACAGGCTCGGTGGCTCCTGTCCCCCGGGGTGGTTGCCTGATGTACTGACCCGCCCGACCCCCTGTCCCTACCACCACGGCCTGGCAGCAGCAGGCTCAGACCGGGGGCTTGGGAAAGGCAGGAGCCTGGTCGGCCAATTGGTTTCCCCACAAGGCTTTGTGAGGGGTTATCTGTCCGTGGGCAACACGGGTGGGACCCAGTTCCCGTTAGTCCTGTCCATCTCCCCTGAAAAGGCGAACGGGGCCATATGGATGGAGTCTTCCCCTGTGCAAGGGCGGAACAGGGCTATCGCTGGAGGATGTGCAGGCGAGGGGCTGAACAAGTGGCCGCAGAACTGTCTGTGCTCCATAGGGTTGGTCTACTCTTTGCTCATCAGCCCAGCCCCCGGAggaggagaagtggggaggggtgggggatggggggggtatCCTCCAAGCAGGGCAGGGGTCAGCGTTTGCCCCTCCCCAGAAACTCTGGGGTCTGTCCTCAAACCTCCTTGGCTGCCAAAATCTGCGCTGCGGACATTCCCTGCCAAAATGCAAGACCAGCTTCCTCCCGAAGACTGAGCAGAAAGGGGAAAGGTCGAATCTTAAAACTGGCGTCAGGCAGGACGGGGGGAAACTCCGACCAGGGCCCGTCTAAGCCGAGGTCGGGCTGGACCCCTCGTGTGCCAGGTGGGAAAGAGCGCAGAGGCCAGGCCGGTACCCTCAGCGGCTTCGTCCGCATGCGGCCAGGTCCCCCTTCCGCGCTAGCAGTCCCGGGGCGCGCTCCCCGGCCTCGGACCCCGGCGGCGAGCCGCGCGGACCCCTGCCTGCCACCCGAGGGAGGCCCGGACCCCTAGCCGGCAGGACTGCGCGCCGCCCCTCCCCGTTGGTCCAGGCGAGCGCctcgcttcccctccccccttcccgcCTCCCCGGCCCGTGTCCCCGCCTTCCCCGCGGGCgacgggcggcggcggcggcggtggcgggaGGAGCGGGCCGGGCCGAGGCAGCCCCGACCTTGCGCGCTGCGATGTAGCGAACCAGCGAGGACCGAAGCTGCGCGCACAGCCGGAGACACAGCTGGAACCGGGGCCCCAGCCGAAGTCGAAACCTCAGTCAGAGTCCGTGGCGAGCGAGCCCGGAGCCGACGAGCCGAGTGCGCAGCGCAACCCGCGTGGGGTAAGAGTCACTGGGCTAGGAGCGCTGGGTCTCCGCGGTGTTGGGGCGCAGGGAGGCGGTGGCGGATTCCGCACTGTTTGCTCCAGGCGTTTGTGAGGTCCAGCCGGTGGCGCGCAACTGAGCGCATCCCGGGAAAGGCCAGGCGCCATCGAGGCAGCACGAGGAGCTCGTTCCTGCGCCCAGCGCGCAGTCCCAGCTGCCGTCGCCAGGCGCTACCTTGCCTACCTGGTGAGCCCACCCCACGCTTCGGCCCCGGGCACCCCAAGAGGGCAGCAGCCCCGGGGACGCGAGTCCCAGCCCTGCGAAGGGCTA is a genomic window containing:
- the LOC131519047 gene encoding basic proline-rich protein-like is translated as MEEETAAAPQKTSLGQEAASGQPDNQLSSSLHTHVAFMRQQEAPRAQEIPSQSRGALPGLGPRRRAARTPACHPREARTPSRQDCAPPLPVGPGERLASPPPFPPPRPVSPPSPRATGGGGGGGGRSGPGRGSPDLARCDVANQRGPKLRAQPETQLEPGPQPKSKPQSESVASEPGADEPSAQRNPRGAFVRSSRWRATERIPGKARRHRGSTRSSFLRPARSPSCRRQALPCLPGEPTPRFGPGHPKRAAAPGTRVPALRRASSPRPSQPFVAAQVAGELQDTGQPKGPPAVPAAPRNGDPRTSESAGPSARPGTAAAASCQEGIFSKQYRFIRSFVGSFGQLCRRKAKDIGRSPGSLRRGPRRFAARARRRPQPTAACPRPHGSGFSLPREEPQMLFAKSNKDIPAASPGFDC